The following proteins are encoded in a genomic region of Triticum dicoccoides isolate Atlit2015 ecotype Zavitan chromosome 1B, WEW_v2.0, whole genome shotgun sequence:
- the LOC119350730 gene encoding uncharacterized protein LOC119350730, giving the protein MAILQNKPHNLKTNTNRFLTPSSSSAPRPRVAWGRRPPAAKFAAASKDLLCLSRPGTAPPPPPRNCTVEIPSRRDPLRVAATQDLPLPIVRVSSEPPATIRWTRRSHARLGGAGGALPVLPLLHCACSDLDLGGALLLHSCFSPAAGGALDVLVLLLCPCLVWWASGMVTTMRWEARRWLPSGLGKKKWGFAVGTSWPFYICIYICNGW; this is encoded by the exons atggcaattttgcaaaacaaACCTCATAATCTTAAAACCAATACAAACAGGTTCCtcactccatcttcttcctccgCCCCTCGCCCGCGTGTCGcctggggccggcgccccccagctgCGAAATTCGCCGCCGCATCCAAGGACCTGCTCTGCCTCAGCCGTCCAGGaactgctccaccgccgccgcctaggAACTGCACCGTTGAGATCCCCTCCCGTCGCGATCCCCTACGCGTCGCCGCCACCCAGGACCTTCCTCTGCCCATCGTCCGTGTGTCATCGGAACCTCCTGCCACGATCCGGTGGACCAGGAGGTCCCACGCGCGCCTGGGTGGAGCTGGCGGAGCTTTGCCCGTGCTACCGCTCCTCCACTGCGCGTGCTCTGACCTGGACCTCGGTGGAGCTCTGCTTCTCCACTCCTGCTTCTCCCCTGccgccggtggagctctggacgtTCTGGTGCTGCTCCTCTGCCCATGCCT GGTCTGGTGGGCGAGCGGCATGGTGACGACTATGCGGTGGGAGGCAAGAAGGTGGTTGCCCAGTGGGTTGGGAAAGAAGAAGTGGGGCTTTGCGGTTGGCACGAGCTGGCCGTTTTACATCTGTATTTACATCTGCAATGGTTGGTGA